A genomic stretch from Candidatus Ancaeobacter aquaticus includes:
- a CDS encoding gamma carbonic anhydrase family protein, with amino-acid sequence MNYHIHNYNNRAPSIHSTCFIAHGVVIVGDVKIAKDVSIWYNSVLRADVNKIIIGEKTNIQDSCIVHVGHNEPCIIGREVTIGHGVNLHGCTIKDNAVIGIGSIILSGAIIGEGAIIAAGSIVPEGMRVKEKTLVMGQPARFVREINERDVQKNSQLAAEYVALKNEYM; translated from the coding sequence AATTATAACAATAGAGCACCATCGATACATAGTACATGTTTTATAGCTCATGGTGTGGTAATTGTCGGGGACGTCAAAATCGCCAAAGACGTAAGTATATGGTATAACAGCGTTTTAAGGGCCGATGTTAATAAAATCATCATTGGAGAAAAAACAAATATTCAGGACAGCTGTATTGTTCACGTGGGACATAATGAGCCATGCATTATTGGTCGAGAGGTGACGATCGGTCATGGAGTAAATCTTCATGGGTGCACAATAAAGGATAATGCAGTTATTGGAATAGGATCGATTATATTGAGTGGAGCGATTATTGGTGAAGGTGCAATAATTGCAGCTGGAAGCATTGTCCCTGAGGGGATGCGTGTTAAGGAAAAGACTCTTGTGATGGGGCAGCCGGCGCGTTTTGTTCGAGAAATTAATGAACGAGATGTGCAAAAAAACTCTCAGTTGGCAGCTGAATATGTGGCACTGAAAAATGAGTACATGTAA